In Lolium perenne isolate Kyuss_39 chromosome 5, Kyuss_2.0, whole genome shotgun sequence, the sequence TGACTGTGTAACGCTTGAAACGCCTGTTCCTCACTACGACGGCCACCAGTGGAGGAAGTATGGGCAGAAGCTCATCAACAACGCAAATCACCCGAGGTAAATATAGTTTTCATTGTGCCCATCAGTTAATCAGATTGCAAAAGTTGGCCCTTGACGATGAATGATATGAATTGGATTGAGCAGGAGTTACTACAAATGCACCTACAAGCAAGAACAGGACTGCGGAGCAACAAAAACAGTGCAGCAGTACCAAGATTGTGCCGGCACCGATGAACCCGCGATGTACACCGTCGTCTACTTCGGCCAACACACCTGTAAGCCCTCCGGTAACGACGCCGATGCTGCCGTCGTCATCAAGACAGAGAGCACAGGCCGTAGCAGTGGCTGCGGCGCCGGCGAGCTCTCACCCAGCGACAGCCAGTGCAGCAACATTTCGGTGACCTGCACTTCGGTTGTAGTTGACCACCACCAACGGACAGCATCCATCGAGAGCAGCTGCAAGCTGCTGGACATGGCGCCAGACCTGGCAAATGCAGAAGTCAACACATATGATCAGCTCTATGACGTGGCTGCATTTTCACCTTTGGATT encodes:
- the LOC127304831 gene encoding uncharacterized protein; the protein is MKHSKNSSSSPLVCDKDNRSAAALREMAREQSLVTQLRAVVLPALQLAGGEPAEVVAQMFDSILDCSAKAIAELKLLRLEHSRAYHPPPPPQAMVDEKRRVKKIFSGDDENAKANRQQRKRRRSADDCVTLETPVPHYDGHQWRKYGQKLINNANHPRSYYKCTYKQEQDCGATKTVQQYQDCAGTDEPAMYTVVYFGQHTCKPSGNDADAAVVIKTESTGRSSGCGAGELSPSDSQCSNISVTCTSVVVDHHQRTASIESSCKLLDMAPDLANAEVNTYDQLYDVAAFSPLDLDTDWAIDAHGHDLLKNGYW